A stretch of Aythya fuligula isolate bAytFul2 chromosome 1, bAytFul2.pri, whole genome shotgun sequence DNA encodes these proteins:
- the CD58 gene encoding lymphocyte function-associated antigen 3 — MKLEVRWGLEKLLFVASFLTHIYCEEEVFGISGENFTFPVKSDSKIDEVIWTKNKDKVAEWDAQSEPTYFNSLRSRSLLNKESGNLTIFKLENSDKGTYRLERFSSGKESGVFTFNLTVLDAPSTPQINCNLSDGNLMLTCEADFQGPLTYVWKITGRKTSTGPVVLIPEENVDTRGKATCFVTYLEVNKSSEITLNQCFATYQEHRSQKRSRPGLIIAVVVASLFVGAGLIYLFRKKANCGTGRADQMIAPGAARLLGANNTDGEEDKSEANGGRPGNDNVAASMQPPDIVEEETEGASGRGHEDTVEPESNATNN, encoded by the exons ATGAAGCTGGAGGTCCGATGGgggctggagaagctgctgttCGTCGCCTCTTTCCTGA cACACATCTACTGTGAAGAGGAAGTGTTTGgcatttcaggagaaaattttacttttccagtAAAATCAGACAGTAAAATAGACGAAGTTATTTggacaaaaaacaaagacaaagtGGCTGAATGGGATGCGCAAAGCGAACCAACGTATTTTAATTCCCTCCGGAGTAGAAGCTTGCTTAACAAGGAGAGTGGGAACTTGACCATATTTAAACTGGAGAACAGTGATAAAGGAACATACCGTTTAGAACGTTTTTCTAGTGGTAAAGAAAGTGGTGTCTTTACATTTAATCTTACCGTGTTAG aTGCCCCTTCTACACCTCAAATAAATTGCAACTTGAGTGATGGCAACTTAATGCTAACATGTGAAGCAGATTTCCAGGGGCCTCTGACTTATGTTTGGAAGATCACTGGCAGGAAAACTTCCACGGGCCCAGTGGTTTTGATCCCTGAAGAGAATGTTGATACTAGGGGAAAAGCTACATGTTTCGTTACATACTTGGAAGTTAATAAGAGCTCCGAAATCACTTTGAATCAGTGTTTTGCAACTTATCAAG aacacAGATCTCAAAAAAGAAGCAGACCTGGGCTTATTATTGCCGTTGTTGTTGCCTCTCTCTTCGTTGGAGCTGGGCTAATATACCTGTTCAGAA aaAAAGCTAACTGTGGAACAGGAAGAGCTGATCAGATGATTGCTCCAG gAGCAGCTCGTCTACTTGGAGCCAATAACACAG ATGGGGAGGAAGACAAAAGTGAAGCAAATGGTGGTAGGCCTGGAAATGATAACGTAG CTGCATCTATGCAACCTCCTGACATTGtggaagaagagacagaaggag CATCTGGAAGGGGACATGAGGACACTGTGGAGCCAG